CGCTCCGCCATCGCCGTCAGCCGCGAGAACGCGCCCTGCACGAGAGCCGCGGGCCCGAGCAGGCCGAGCTGCGCCATCCCGTCAGCCGCCTCGGTGACCCACACCCGCCGCTCGCGCCGCGCAACACGGTGCCGCTCGTCGGCGGTACGCGCCTGGAAGCGCTCGGCCACCCTGCGCGCCAGCCGCCCGACGCGATTCGGCGACTCGGTCTCGGCGAACGCGATCATCTGCTCGGCATACGCGTGTCGAGACGCCTCATCATCGAGGTACATCCCTGCGTCGAGGATCACCCGCGCGTGACCCGAACTGATGCGCCCCGCACCCTGCGCCTTCCACACCTCCGGAAACAGCGAGACCTTCATCTCCGCCTCGGCCATGCGGGCCTGAACGGTTCTGTCGCTAACCCGGAGCGCAGTGGCGAACTCGGCGGCCACCGATCGAAGGCTGAGTTCTGCGCCGGGGTCGCCGTCGCCCGCCATGTCCGCCGCCAGCCGAGCCCCCACGGCCAGCAACCCCTCCTTGACCGCCAGCACACCGCTGAGCGCACGGTCGACCTCGACGAGGGCTTCGGTGAGCCCGCGGAGTGCCCCCATCTGTTCGATCGTGGCGTCTGCCAGTGCTGTCATACGTCCATCCAATCGGGTACCACCGACATTGCGACCCGAGAAATCGCCCAGATCAGAAGGTGATTTCCGTGGATGCCGGAACGCTGGAACGCACAGCGCACATCACCGTAGGAGTGCACCCGGCGCACACGCGAAACACACCGGTCACACAGCGCACATCACCGTAGGAGCGCGCCCACGCACACGCGAAACACGCCGGTCACACAAACCCCTTAGAGTCGCACCATGTCACGCCCCCTCCTCCTCGCCGTCTCCCACGGAACAGCGGATGCCGCGGGCTCGCGCGCCATCGCCGCCCTCGTCGACTCGGCGCGCCAAAGCCTCCCCGACGTCGACGTGCGCGCCGCCTTCGTCGACGTGCAGGAACCGGATGCCGCCGAGCTCGCGCCCCGCCTGGGCGGACGCGTGGTCATCGTGCCGCTCCTGCTCTCCAGCGGATTCCACGTGCACCACGACCTGCACGGGATCGCGGCTCGGCGTCCGCGCACCGTCGTAGCCGACCCCCTCGGGCCCGACCCGCGCCTCGCCGAGGTCCTCGCCAGCCGCCTCGACGCCCTGCACGAGCACGCGCCCGAACACGACGAACGCAAGCACGAGGGACACGAGCACGAGCCCGAGCACGAACCCGAGCGCGAACCCGGAGGCGACCACAAGCGACACGAGCCCGAGCCCGAGCCCGAACCCGAGCACGACGAACGCGACCACAAGCGACACGAGCCCGAGCCCGAGCCCGAGCGCGACAGACAGGAGCAGAAGCGCCACGCACCGGTGATCCTCGCGGTGGCCGGATCGCGTGACGAACGCTCGCTGACCGACGCCGAGGCCATGGCCTCGCTGCTCGCCGCGCGCACGGGGCGCGACATCCACCTGGCCTACCTCGCCGCACGACGCCCATCGCTCCCGACTGCGCTCGCGGAGCATCCGGATGCCGTCGTCAGCACCTTCCTGCTGGCTCGGGGATACTTCTTCGACCTCGCGTCGCGCCAGGCCGCCGGCCGGATGCTGACCGCACCGCTGCTCGACGGCGGCGAGGTGCCCCCAGCACTCA
This Microbacterium sp. XT11 DNA region includes the following protein-coding sequences:
- a CDS encoding sirohydrochlorin chelatase codes for the protein MSRPLLLAVSHGTADAAGSRAIAALVDSARQSLPDVDVRAAFVDVQEPDAAELAPRLGGRVVIVPLLLSSGFHVHHDLHGIAARRPRTVVADPLGPDPRLAEVLASRLDALHEHAPEHDERKHEGHEHEPEHEPEREPGGDHKRHEPEPEPEPEHDERDHKRHEPEPEPERDRQEQKRHAPVILAVAGSRDERSLTDAEAMASLLAARTGRDIHLAYLAARRPSLPTALAEHPDAVVSTFLLARGYFFDLASRQAAGRMLTAPLLDGGEVPPALTDLVISRYLDAAARL